One stretch of Chitinophaga pendula DNA includes these proteins:
- a CDS encoding TonB-dependent receptor, with protein MRVTFTILLLLITATLFAQQSTIKGIIHDAEGQPIPSATITIAGQKKGVLAGGDGQFEITGLANGEYVIQASMVGFEPARQKVRVSGTTTVKFLLASAVKELQHIEITGRKEKGYKNTASFIATKTATALKDVPQAVSYVTKEVMQDQGANRMGDVVKNMSGVNQFTFYDDLTIRGFRINGGNTTQLVNGMRTFSGFWKQPAVNYLERVEVIKGPASALFGNASPGGTINRVTKKPLEEARRSVSVSAGSFDTYRFLTDLTGPVNKKKNLLYRLNVGYENSRSFRDVQFDKNLIIAPSISYLPGKKTRINLDVVYNSSDSRLDRGQSTDSINIHATPISTALNTKNDYLKEKTYTILTSVNHQFTSRLALNVGYMRTGYSQSLQEHRSANAYAKDAKGVAIPNLVERQVFIRETKQHLDNITAYLTYDFKTGRAAHKLLGGADYILSILPPGSFQNTASGYLLKAGGSKAYDPKKAADYVFYDYFDGKQTISIPKPNVPSFDLLHPNNDALDVAKYTFGAATNSATKPVYSALSGFYLQDQIKLGAFQLLAGIRYETYLDKTNYKTDKEMNVRQYKLLPRVGLVFTAAPNINIYGTYTQGYNPQDPTVQSNPLSGGPFSPVESDLIEGGLKTEWLGGRLTANLSVYRIRQKNALYDPGVAGQPDLRITGNEEAKGVELDLVGQIQPNWNVIVTYAFNDAKILSAGKLEQALLDRQKPNAPRHQGSFWTKYTLPQGPLKGLGFGIGGNFVTERFVSISQVQKLPAYQILNAGIYYRINKVSFQVNLNNLTNQVYWVGGYDYLRLFPGTPRNWLATATYTF; from the coding sequence ATGAGAGTTACATTTACCATTCTATTACTGCTGATTACAGCTACACTGTTCGCACAACAAAGCACCATTAAAGGAATCATTCATGATGCAGAAGGGCAGCCAATACCATCTGCTACCATCACGATTGCCGGCCAGAAAAAGGGGGTACTCGCCGGGGGAGATGGTCAATTTGAGATTACCGGATTAGCCAATGGAGAATATGTCATACAAGCCTCTATGGTCGGTTTTGAACCAGCCCGCCAGAAAGTGCGTGTCAGCGGAACTACCACTGTTAAGTTCCTGCTGGCCAGCGCCGTGAAGGAATTACAGCATATTGAGATCACCGGTCGTAAAGAGAAAGGGTACAAAAACACCGCTTCCTTTATCGCTACCAAAACAGCGACAGCACTCAAAGATGTACCGCAAGCAGTATCCTATGTTACCAAAGAAGTAATGCAGGACCAGGGTGCTAACCGAATGGGAGATGTCGTGAAAAACATGAGCGGCGTTAACCAGTTCACCTTTTACGATGACCTGACCATTCGCGGTTTCCGTATCAATGGTGGTAATACCACACAGCTGGTTAACGGTATGCGTACCTTCTCCGGCTTCTGGAAACAACCCGCTGTAAACTACCTGGAAAGAGTAGAGGTGATCAAAGGACCTGCTTCCGCTTTATTCGGAAATGCTTCTCCGGGTGGCACTATCAACCGGGTGACCAAAAAGCCATTGGAAGAGGCTCGCCGCTCCGTAAGCGTAAGCGCAGGTAGTTTCGATACCTATCGTTTTCTTACCGATCTCACCGGTCCTGTCAATAAAAAGAAAAACCTGCTCTACCGCCTCAACGTAGGCTATGAGAACTCCAGGTCTTTCCGTGATGTACAGTTTGACAAAAATCTTATCATCGCACCGTCTATCTCCTACCTCCCCGGTAAAAAGACCCGCATAAATCTTGATGTAGTATACAATAGCTCCGATAGCCGGCTCGATAGAGGGCAGTCTACCGACAGCATCAATATTCACGCTACACCGATATCAACCGCGTTGAATACCAAAAACGACTACCTGAAAGAAAAGACATATACCATCCTCACCTCTGTCAATCACCAGTTCACCTCCAGGCTGGCATTGAATGTAGGATATATGCGTACCGGATACTCCCAGAGCCTCCAGGAACATCGTAGTGCCAACGCCTATGCGAAAGATGCAAAAGGAGTGGCCATACCTAACCTGGTAGAAAGACAGGTATTCATCCGGGAGACAAAACAGCACCTTGACAATATCACCGCCTACTTAACCTATGATTTCAAAACAGGTCGCGCTGCACATAAACTGCTCGGTGGCGCCGATTATATACTGAGCATACTTCCTCCGGGGTCCTTTCAGAACACCGCTAGTGGTTATCTCCTGAAAGCGGGTGGCTCAAAAGCCTACGATCCTAAAAAGGCAGCAGACTATGTATTCTACGATTACTTTGATGGGAAACAAACCATCAGTATCCCTAAACCTAACGTTCCTTCTTTCGATCTCCTGCATCCTAACAATGATGCACTCGACGTTGCTAAATATACCTTCGGCGCAGCCACTAACAGTGCTACCAAACCTGTATACAGTGCACTCTCCGGTTTTTACCTGCAGGACCAGATAAAGCTGGGTGCTTTTCAGCTGTTGGCAGGCATCCGGTATGAAACCTATCTCGATAAAACAAACTACAAAACCGATAAAGAGATGAACGTACGTCAGTATAAACTCCTCCCGAGAGTAGGGCTTGTATTTACAGCGGCCCCCAATATCAACATATACGGTACATACACCCAAGGATACAATCCCCAGGATCCTACCGTACAATCTAATCCCCTCTCAGGCGGACCATTCAGCCCGGTTGAAAGTGATCTGATAGAAGGTGGGTTGAAGACAGAGTGGTTAGGTGGCAGGTTGACGGCTAATCTGTCGGTATATCGTATCCGTCAGAAAAACGCTCTTTATGATCCGGGGGTGGCAGGCCAACCCGACCTCAGGATAACCGGTAATGAAGAAGCCAAAGGGGTGGAACTCGATCTCGTGGGCCAAATACAACCGAACTGGAATGTGATCGTGACCTATGCATTCAATGACGCTAAAATACTTTCTGCCGGTAAGCTCGAGCAAGCCTTGCTGGATAGACAAAAACCCAATGCTCCCCGTCATCAGGGTAGCTTCTGGACTAAATACACACTTCCTCAGGGCCCATTGAAAGGACTCGGCTTTGGTATCGGTGGTAACTTCGTGACAGAACGTTTTGTATCTATCAGCCAAGTACAAAAGCTGCCTGCATACCAGATACTCAATGCAGGTATTTACTACCGGATTAATAAAGTATCCTTCCAGGTGAACCTGAATAACCTGACCAATCAGGTATACTGGGTGGGAGGATATGACTATCTTCGGCTATTCCCGGGTACACCCCGCAACTGGCTGGCTACTGCGACCTATACTTTTTAG
- a CDS encoding PepSY-associated TM helix domain-containing protein: MVRQFMGKLHLWLGLTSGLVVFIVALTGSILAFEEELDLLFNRHLLVVDTISPHRKSLDELQGIATRQVAGAPIQRVQIFHDADRSILFLTGDKQEGRTVIALNPYTGQVLGVFDYEKRFFTIVLKLHRYLLMGETGKVITGINCLIFLIMLISGLVIWWPRVKAAVKQRFRIKWNGAPKRLNWDIHAVGGFYALIFLLAIAFTGLVWSFSWVNKMVFLLADGKPQKKEEFKSRKVAGAVQQTGLLEHVFTNITRQYPFQGDVQITLPAKKEGAVNASIERRDIRLDNIVSNMYFDRYSGQVLKVKPYESESRGMKIRRLFYPVHTGSAYGWPTKLLAMLVALFAASLPVTGTIIWLGRKKKGTGKKSTAVKGEKIVMNV; encoded by the coding sequence ATGGTACGACAATTCATGGGGAAATTACACCTTTGGCTGGGCCTGACATCAGGCCTGGTCGTGTTTATAGTCGCATTGACCGGGAGCATACTGGCATTTGAAGAAGAACTGGATCTTCTGTTCAACCGCCATCTGCTGGTAGTGGACACCATATCTCCTCATCGCAAAAGCCTGGATGAACTGCAGGGAATTGCTACCCGGCAGGTAGCTGGTGCTCCGATCCAACGCGTACAGATCTTCCATGATGCTGACCGTAGCATATTGTTTCTAACCGGCGACAAGCAGGAAGGCCGTACCGTCATCGCGCTGAATCCATATACCGGTCAGGTACTGGGCGTTTTTGACTATGAAAAACGCTTCTTTACCATCGTGCTCAAGCTGCATCGGTACCTGCTCATGGGGGAAACGGGGAAGGTTATCACTGGGATCAATTGTCTTATATTCCTTATCATGCTTATCAGCGGCCTGGTTATCTGGTGGCCGCGCGTGAAAGCTGCTGTCAAACAACGTTTCCGCATTAAGTGGAATGGTGCTCCCAAAAGGCTGAACTGGGATATTCACGCCGTTGGAGGATTTTACGCACTCATTTTTCTGCTGGCCATCGCCTTCACGGGACTTGTATGGAGCTTTTCCTGGGTAAACAAAATGGTCTTTTTACTCGCAGACGGTAAGCCGCAGAAAAAAGAAGAATTTAAGAGCAGGAAGGTAGCAGGTGCCGTACAACAGACCGGACTGCTGGAACATGTGTTCACAAACATTACAAGACAATATCCCTTCCAGGGAGATGTACAGATCACCCTTCCAGCCAAAAAAGAAGGGGCTGTCAATGCATCTATCGAACGTCGCGATATCCGCCTTGATAATATCGTCAGCAATATGTACTTCGACCGGTATAGTGGTCAGGTATTGAAAGTGAAACCTTACGAAAGCGAATCCCGCGGCATGAAAATACGCCGTCTTTTTTACCCCGTCCACACAGGCAGCGCCTATGGATGGCCGACTAAATTACTCGCGATGCTGGTAGCATTATTTGCTGCTTCGCTACCAGTTACCGGTACTATCATCTGGCTAGGCAGAAAGAAAAAAGGAACGGGCAAAAAAAGTACCGCCGTAAAAGGGGAAAAGATAGTCATGAACGTATAG
- a CDS encoding sugar 3,4-ketoisomerase: protein MAHLLNLQTFVDDRGNLTVIEKILPFDIKRVYYIYSVDKSLRGGHRHQRTVQAAICISGSCTISSHDGEKEEDFILDHPEKCLILETRDWHTMHTFSEDAVLLVLASEYFDREDYIFTKY, encoded by the coding sequence ATGGCGCATTTACTTAACCTGCAGACCTTTGTCGATGATCGTGGTAACCTGACCGTAATAGAAAAAATACTACCCTTCGACATTAAAAGAGTGTACTACATCTATAGCGTTGACAAATCCCTTCGGGGAGGCCATAGACACCAACGTACCGTACAAGCTGCTATCTGTATCAGCGGCAGTTGTACCATCTCCAGTCACGATGGAGAAAAAGAAGAAGACTTCATACTGGATCATCCCGAAAAATGCCTGATACTCGAAACCCGCGACTGGCATACCATGCACACCTTCTCCGAAGATGCCGTACTCCTGGTGCTGGCATCAGAATACTTCGACAGAGAAGATTACATCTTTACAAAATACTAA
- a CDS encoding LytR/AlgR family response regulator transcription factor, which produces MSSTKISCIITDDEPFARKGLQGYVEKVDFLELKGVCEDGLQLSQLLQREPVDLLFLDIQMPQLTGIELLSTLREPPEVIFTTAYEQYAIKGFELNVLDYLLKPISFERFMKSVNRAYEHFQRRQVAAPVVPAARYLFLKVDGKLEKILFSRILYIEALENYMVIYMEDRKVITHTTLKALLEKLPAGQFLQIHKSFIAALDKVDRIDGNLLHIGKHQIPVSRNFRDGVIAALVR; this is translated from the coding sequence ATGAGCAGCACTAAGATCTCGTGTATTATCACCGATGATGAACCATTTGCGAGGAAAGGACTACAAGGTTATGTGGAGAAAGTTGACTTCCTGGAATTAAAGGGCGTGTGTGAAGATGGGCTGCAACTGAGCCAGTTATTGCAACGGGAGCCAGTAGATCTATTATTCCTGGACATACAGATGCCGCAGCTCACTGGTATTGAGCTGTTAAGTACTTTAAGAGAGCCGCCTGAGGTAATCTTTACAACGGCTTATGAGCAGTATGCCATCAAGGGATTTGAGCTGAATGTACTGGATTATCTGCTCAAACCGATCTCTTTTGAACGCTTTATGAAATCGGTCAATAGGGCCTATGAGCACTTTCAACGCAGGCAAGTGGCAGCACCGGTTGTGCCGGCAGCTCGCTACCTGTTCCTCAAGGTAGATGGCAAGCTGGAAAAGATCCTGTTTTCCAGGATACTTTATATAGAAGCGCTGGAGAATTACATGGTCATCTATATGGAAGACCGGAAGGTGATCACCCATACTACACTCAAAGCATTACTGGAGAAGCTGCCTGCGGGGCAGTTCTTACAGATACATAAATCATTTATTGCTGCCCTGGACAAGGTGGACCGCATAGACGGTAACCTACTACATATTGGCAAGCACCAGATCCCGGTAAGCAGGAACTTCCGGGATGGCGTCATTGCCGCCTTAGTACGATGA
- a CDS encoding sensor histidine kinase has product MRFFKRYIFPALYGLLIYLTIRLLQDSQIHLAFWRRSWRLNLLEMSVCIAISYIWVYLFRQLLRYFDQTQGPLQLGYRRVARELLILVSSTLLLFNLTATPLVAFTDDGLSIGDLAAVNVVPTMFALIYYGIVRSGQFLQAYVDNRLQLERVMNEQLDTELKFLKAQYHPHFLFNAINTVYFQMDEDLPGAKATLEKFSELLRYQLYDQQQQVPVLQEIEYLHNYIGIQKIRSSNRLSLQVDIDPRLRDQLVYPLLFLPLVENAFKYTGGDYQLHITLLLLQPTILIFTVSNSVSDTPPVKEDAGGIGLENLRRRLALLYPGRHQFSIEEQDGLFIASLQLVLTDEQH; this is encoded by the coding sequence ATGCGATTCTTCAAGCGATATATATTTCCGGCGTTATATGGTCTGTTGATTTACCTGACCATTCGGCTGTTACAGGATTCCCAGATACATCTTGCGTTCTGGCGCCGTTCGTGGCGGCTGAACCTTTTGGAGATGAGCGTATGCATTGCGATCTCTTATATCTGGGTCTATCTTTTCCGTCAGCTATTGCGTTATTTTGACCAGACACAAGGCCCCTTACAGCTAGGTTACCGGCGGGTAGCCAGGGAATTGCTTATCCTGGTATCTTCCACCCTGTTATTGTTTAACCTGACGGCTACTCCTCTGGTAGCATTTACGGACGATGGGCTATCGATCGGGGACCTGGCGGCAGTGAATGTAGTGCCTACAATGTTCGCACTTATTTACTACGGCATTGTTCGGAGTGGGCAGTTCCTGCAAGCCTATGTAGACAACCGGTTGCAGCTGGAGCGGGTCATGAATGAACAACTGGATACGGAGTTAAAATTCCTCAAAGCACAATACCATCCTCACTTTCTATTTAACGCGATCAACACTGTGTATTTTCAGATGGATGAGGATCTCCCTGGTGCAAAAGCGACATTGGAGAAATTCTCCGAGCTGTTACGTTATCAATTATATGACCAACAACAGCAGGTACCCGTATTACAGGAGATCGAATACCTGCACAACTACATAGGTATACAAAAGATCAGGAGCAGCAACCGGTTGTCGTTACAAGTGGATATAGATCCGAGATTACGGGATCAGCTGGTGTATCCGTTACTATTTTTACCTTTGGTGGAGAATGCATTCAAATATACAGGAGGCGACTATCAGCTGCACATTACTTTATTACTGTTACAACCGACCATCCTTATATTTACCGTCAGTAATTCGGTATCTGATACTCCTCCCGTAAAAGAGGATGCAGGTGGCATAGGCCTGGAGAATCTGCGGCGGCGGCTTGCATTATTATATCCCGGCAGACACCAGTTCAGTATCGAGGAACAGGACGGTTTATTTATTGCATCACTTCAACTGGTATTAACAGATGAGCAGCACTAA
- a CDS encoding winged helix-turn-helix transcriptional regulator translates to MYEKKIPENLDCGISVALKILGGKWKSWIIGCIQEGIKRPSELHREMNAAPSRVLNMHLKELEDYGIIYKTVYPGLPLKVEYNLTEVGKSILPVIDVMDKWGTENRDYLAQMMDRFNLNGNN, encoded by the coding sequence ATGTACGAAAAGAAAATACCAGAGAACTTAGATTGTGGCATTAGTGTAGCCTTGAAGATATTGGGCGGGAAGTGGAAATCCTGGATCATAGGATGTATACAAGAGGGCATCAAGCGGCCCAGCGAGTTGCACCGGGAGATGAATGCGGCACCTTCGCGGGTGTTAAATATGCATTTAAAAGAACTGGAAGATTACGGCATCATTTACAAGACGGTGTATCCCGGATTACCGTTAAAGGTGGAATATAATCTTACGGAAGTGGGTAAGAGCATCCTACCTGTAATTGACGTGATGGACAAGTGGGGAACGGAGAACAGGGATTACCTGGCACAGATGATGGATCGTTTTAATCTCAACGGGAATAATTGA
- a CDS encoding SRPBCC family protein, with the protein MKILKWILIVIVVLIAIPLIIALFVKKDYAVEREVTINKSKEAVFDYIRYLKNQDNFSKWATMDPQMKKDYRGTDATVGFVFAWSSDKKDVGKGEQEIKNIKEGERIDYEIRFIEPFTSTSQAYLTTESVSPEQTKVKWGFKGHMAYPMNIMLLGMNMSEMIGADLQTGLDNLKALLEKQ; encoded by the coding sequence ATGAAAATCTTAAAATGGATACTCATCGTAATAGTGGTGCTCATCGCTATTCCTCTCATCATCGCTTTATTTGTAAAAAAGGATTACGCAGTTGAAAGAGAAGTCACCATCAACAAATCCAAAGAGGCAGTGTTCGATTATATCAGGTATCTTAAAAATCAGGACAACTTCAGCAAATGGGCTACAATGGACCCTCAGATGAAAAAAGACTATCGCGGTACAGACGCTACCGTAGGGTTCGTATTCGCTTGGAGCAGCGACAAGAAGGATGTTGGCAAAGGAGAACAGGAGATCAAAAATATTAAAGAAGGAGAGAGGATCGACTACGAAATACGTTTCATAGAACCTTTCACATCTACCTCCCAGGCATATCTTACCACCGAATCCGTTTCTCCGGAACAAACAAAGGTAAAATGGGGATTCAAAGGACATATGGCCTACCCGATGAACATCATGTTGCTCGGCATGAATATGAGCGAAATGATCGGCGCCGATCTGCAGACAGGCCTCGACAACCTCAAAGCCTTACTCGAAAAACAATAA
- a CDS encoding acyltransferase, whose translation MNNTTYFIHPTAVIDEGCIIGAGTKIWHFCHLMSGCKIGEQCNLGQNVVVSPGVVLGNQVKVQNNVSLYTGVICEDDVFIGPSAVFTNVINPRSAINRSAQFLPTKVGKGATIGANATIVCGHTIGAYAFIGAGAVVTKDVAPYAMIMGNPAVQRGWVSEYGHRLHFDAAGKAHCSESGQLYALDGGVVQRIL comes from the coding sequence ATGAATAACACAACGTATTTTATTCATCCTACGGCGGTTATTGATGAGGGGTGTATTATTGGTGCAGGGACGAAGATCTGGCATTTCTGTCACCTCATGAGTGGTTGTAAAATTGGTGAGCAATGTAACCTGGGCCAAAATGTGGTGGTATCTCCGGGAGTAGTATTGGGCAATCAGGTAAAGGTGCAAAATAATGTCTCGTTGTATACGGGTGTAATTTGTGAAGACGATGTTTTTATAGGCCCTTCTGCAGTTTTCACTAATGTAATCAATCCACGCAGTGCTATAAACCGTAGCGCTCAGTTCCTTCCTACAAAAGTAGGTAAAGGAGCTACTATCGGCGCCAACGCGACCATCGTCTGCGGGCATACGATAGGTGCTTATGCGTTTATCGGTGCCGGGGCAGTAGTGACGAAGGATGTTGCGCCTTATGCGATGATAATGGGTAACCCTGCTGTGCAACGGGGTTGGGTAAGTGAGTACGGGCATCGTCTTCATTTTGATGCAGCCGGAAAAGCACATTGCTCAGAAAGCGGGCAGCTATATGCATTAGATGGCGGAGTTGTACAACGTATATTGTAA
- a CDS encoding DUF72 domain-containing protein, translating to MDFGANWQNYDQVDIHLPPDEYINAKVLIGTPQPHTLRIGTSGWTRKEYIGSLYPKGLKDTGFLTEYARQFNCVELNATHYKIYSPEAIAKWAEKSKGRDFKYCPKVPQEISHQSSLINAGVETYAFLEGIRAFGDQLGPVFLQLSEYFAPNRKDNLYAYLRSLPADVEFFVEVRHPDWFSQEHTRREYFDTLYELGIGAVITDTPGRRDCLHMALTTPKLFLRFVVHGNDPLDIIRLRQWQQRFDTWQQQGLSETYLFLHVHDGRYDIPFYRETQSLFGLTNTGTQMSLF from the coding sequence ATGGATTTTGGCGCAAACTGGCAGAACTACGATCAGGTGGACATACACCTCCCCCCGGATGAATATATCAACGCGAAAGTGCTGATAGGCACTCCGCAACCCCACACCTTGCGGATCGGTACCTCAGGCTGGACCCGCAAAGAATACATCGGCTCCCTATACCCCAAAGGATTAAAAGATACCGGCTTCCTCACAGAATACGCCCGGCAATTCAATTGTGTCGAACTCAACGCTACACATTATAAGATCTATAGCCCCGAGGCGATCGCTAAATGGGCCGAGAAATCCAAAGGCCGTGATTTTAAATATTGCCCCAAGGTACCACAGGAAATAAGTCACCAAAGTTCCCTGATCAACGCCGGCGTCGAAACATATGCCTTCCTGGAAGGGATACGCGCCTTCGGCGACCAGCTAGGACCCGTCTTCCTCCAACTGAGCGAATATTTCGCGCCCAACCGTAAGGATAACCTTTACGCCTATCTGCGATCCCTCCCCGCAGATGTGGAGTTTTTTGTCGAAGTAAGGCATCCCGACTGGTTCAGCCAGGAACACACTCGCAGAGAATATTTCGATACCCTGTATGAACTGGGTATCGGCGCCGTCATCACCGACACCCCCGGCCGCCGTGATTGCCTCCATATGGCACTCACCACTCCCAAGTTATTCCTGCGGTTCGTCGTACATGGCAACGATCCCTTAGACATTATCCGCCTCCGCCAATGGCAACAACGCTTCGATACCTGGCAGCAACAAGGCCTCTCCGAAACATACCTCTTCCTCCATGTACACGATGGCCGCTATGATATACCCTTCTATCGCGAAACACAATCCCTCTTCGGACTCACCAATACCGGCACGCAGATGTCCCTTTTTTAA
- a CDS encoding SOS response-associated peptidase, whose translation MCYDLAFSTEITTIYELLPELKTAREEAGGELFANFEPTWHKVGQGYPKWPVVTAKDGKFQLHKFEWGVIAPYMKTPEEVKKGRKWMVNARAEKVLEPNTFWNRIRKNRCLVATTGFFEHREIPGWKNKVPYFIRVKDREMFFLAGLYQYSHFPNVETGELPGTFTVITREANTVMKQIHNGGENGGRMPLILPVELEKEWLNPNLTDLDIKHILDYAIPSEQLEHWPVNSVRKTKPDDASVITPAAYEGLPALAV comes from the coding sequence ATGTGTTACGACCTCGCTTTCTCTACAGAGATCACCACCATCTACGAATTACTGCCCGAATTGAAAACCGCCCGCGAAGAAGCCGGCGGCGAACTGTTCGCCAACTTCGAACCTACCTGGCATAAAGTAGGACAGGGATATCCTAAATGGCCGGTAGTCACCGCTAAAGATGGCAAATTCCAATTACATAAGTTCGAATGGGGCGTCATTGCTCCCTATATGAAGACACCGGAAGAAGTGAAAAAAGGACGCAAATGGATGGTCAACGCCCGCGCAGAAAAAGTACTGGAACCTAACACCTTCTGGAATCGCATCCGCAAAAATCGCTGCCTCGTAGCCACCACCGGCTTCTTCGAACATCGCGAAATACCAGGCTGGAAAAATAAAGTACCCTACTTCATCCGCGTCAAAGACCGCGAAATGTTCTTCCTCGCCGGCCTCTATCAATACTCCCACTTCCCTAACGTCGAAACCGGCGAACTACCAGGCACCTTCACCGTCATCACCCGCGAAGCCAACACCGTCATGAAACAAATACACAACGGTGGCGAAAACGGTGGCCGAATGCCCCTTATACTGCCCGTAGAACTGGAAAAAGAATGGCTCAACCCTAACCTCACCGACCTGGATATCAAACACATCCTCGACTATGCCATCCCCTCAGAACAACTGGAACACTGGCCCGTCAACTCCGTACGCAAAACAAAACCAGACGACGCCTCCGTGATCACACCCGCCGCTTACGAAGGCCTGCCAGCCCTCGCGGTGTAA
- a CDS encoding ACT domain-containing protein, whose translation MAGETNLDKLLKEMRPTHQPGEYVFCSVRSLEGIAITDTVMFLKEEEGFTLILRKEVADRLQLSYTYIAAWITLTIHSSLEAVGLTAAFSKALAQENISCNVVAGYYHDHIFVDNKDAEKALKVLNNFAG comes from the coding sequence ATGGCAGGAGAGACAAATCTGGACAAACTATTAAAAGAAATGCGCCCCACCCACCAACCGGGTGAGTACGTATTCTGCTCCGTAAGGTCGCTGGAAGGAATAGCCATCACAGATACCGTGATGTTCCTGAAAGAAGAAGAAGGCTTTACACTGATCCTACGTAAAGAAGTAGCAGACCGCCTGCAATTATCCTATACCTATATCGCCGCCTGGATCACCCTCACCATCCATTCCTCCCTGGAAGCGGTAGGCCTCACTGCCGCATTCTCAAAAGCACTCGCACAGGAAAATATCAGCTGTAACGTAGTCGCCGGCTATTACCACGATCATATCTTCGTCGACAATAAAGACGCAGAAAAAGCATTAAAAGTACTCAATAACTTCGCCGGCTGA
- a CDS encoding helix-turn-helix domain-containing protein → MSCISERYYSSEILIRKHSLIRMISGEMRVTFAEGSYTFKGGDTILFPFNQLVKIAKYPAGGQPYKSVAIYFTTEMLKRHYIHATPGNEVPEIPTMKMMDQHPLLDSLFDSLSPYFRLSDELPAEIANGKVVEALTILRSIDQDANHILGSFDDPGKIDLATFMTKNYMFNLPMEQFGFLTGRSLTTFKRDFKKAFNTTPQRWLTQKRLELAHKQIFEQKRRPSDVYFEVGFENLSHFSFAFKKQFGYPPGGAAHLSA, encoded by the coding sequence ATGTCCTGTATAAGTGAGCGGTATTACAGTAGCGAGATATTGATCCGCAAACATTCCCTGATACGGATGATATCCGGGGAAATGAGGGTGACCTTTGCAGAGGGCTCCTATACATTTAAGGGGGGAGATACTATATTATTCCCCTTTAATCAATTGGTGAAGATTGCTAAATACCCTGCTGGCGGGCAGCCTTACAAGTCTGTAGCTATCTATTTCACTACAGAAATGTTAAAAAGACACTATATCCACGCTACCCCGGGTAATGAGGTACCGGAGATCCCGACGATGAAAATGATGGATCAGCATCCGTTGTTAGACAGCCTGTTTGATTCTTTATCTCCTTACTTCCGGTTGTCGGATGAGTTGCCGGCAGAAATTGCTAATGGCAAGGTGGTGGAAGCGTTGACCATCCTTCGTTCTATAGACCAGGATGCCAATCATATATTAGGTAGTTTTGACGATCCGGGGAAGATAGACCTGGCGACGTTCATGACCAAAAACTATATGTTCAACCTACCTATGGAGCAATTTGGCTTTCTGACGGGTCGTAGTCTGACTACTTTTAAAAGGGATTTTAAAAAGGCGTTTAACACCACTCCTCAACGTTGGCTGACACAAAAGCGGCTGGAGCTGGCCCATAAACAGATATTTGAGCAAAAGCGGCGGCCTTCCGATGTATACTTTGAGGTCGGCTTTGAGAATCTCTCCCATTTCTCCTTTGCCTTTAAAAAACAATTCGGCTACCCGCCAGGGGGCGCTGCACATCTTTCTGCTTAA